The genomic window AGCCTAAACGGGGTTTGGGTCCGCGTTCGCAGCGTCTGGTTAGACCGGCACGCCGAATTCCAGCTCGGCGAACAACGCTTCCGGTTCTTCGCCGACGGCCAAGTGCCAAGCTAGTTTCGCGAGGTTCTGTCAGGTTGATAGCGATTCGATAGAAGGGCTTTCAATCGACCTGAAGATTTGACGACCGGAAAATTAGTTGCTTTCGTTTGGTTGGGATAGTGGTTGGGTTGCTGTCTTCGCGTGCCTCTCTGCGGCGCTCTAATCTTCCGGTCGTCCAATTTTCCGGTCGACATACCGCGCATCCTGTCAGGCTTGTGCATTGCCTCGGCGCAAACGATTTTGAATGTTCAGCCAGTTGACTACCTGTAGCGGGTCCGATGGTGTGATCAATCGATCGTTATCCACGTCCAGATATCTCTCCGGGGCTTGGCTGTCGGTGAGGGGCTGCACGACGGCGAAACTGCTGACGCGGGCTCGGTTCAAGGCGTTGATCAAATACAACACATCGATCGGTTCTACCAATCCGTTACCATCCACGTCGGCGACGCGAAACGGGTTCGACCAGGCGTTGTCTGTCGAGACAAATAGTTTCGCCGTTTGACTCCCCGCCTCCGCATCGCCGCGATGGTATAGCCGCCCGCCGATGAATTGTGGTTCCGCCGTCTGCCACGGTTCGAAAGTATTCAGTTGGCCCGCGGCACCGCGGTATACGTACAAGCGTTTACTCTGCGGGTGCTGTTCGAGGATCGCGGCGGCGGTGACATCCAAGCTCTGGCCGTCCGAGATATCGACGTAGTCGTCCTCTTCGGGTGTGGTTGCCACGAGCGTGATCGGAAGCGAGCTATAAGCGTAACGCGTGCGGCCTGCGGCGTCGGCGATCCGAGCGGAAATGTAGTAGCTTCCGGCGGCGATGCCGGAGGTCGGTAGCAGGGTCTGGTTCGGCCGCAGCTCGATGGAACTAGAGACCACTTGCTCTGCTACGGGCAGTGGATTGTCGTTGTAGGGATTTTGATCGACGTCCAACGACAAGCTGACGGTCGCGCCGCTATCGGCGTCCGCGTGGTAGTAACTCAACGGGATCGTCTGTTCCGCGTCAAACGTTTGTCCGCCGCCGATGACCCGCAGGTCCAACAGGTTCGGCCAGTTGGCACCGCTCCAGTCGAGTGCCGCAGATTCCGCTGTGCCACCCACCGCTTGCGACAGTCCAGTCAGCGGACGCGCGCCGCCCACGATCCGGCTGTAAACGAACCCCGACGCACCGCGCTGAGGATGCGGTCCGCCATACCAGTCTTGGGGTACGTCTTCAGAACCATCGTTTGCCGGCGGAAGCAAGGACGGGTCGACCGTGCCGTGGTACCACAGGTGGACGTCGGAGTGTTCGTTGCTGTAGCCACCGTCGGACAACACGGCTTCGGAAAGCTGCAGGTTGGCTGTGTTGGCGACCGGTTCGCCGGTGAAGTCCAGTGAGCCGTCGCCCTGTGTCCGCCAGTAATTGTCCCAGAACACGACGTTCTGGTAACGGACCATCGGTGCATCGCCGTAGTCCGCGTTGAACAGGGTGGGTTCGCGGATGCCGTCAACCGGATGCGGATCCCACGTGCTGACTTGATCGACCCACACGCCACGCTGTCCCAGCTGATGCGCCAGTTCGCCGACCAACGATGCGCCGCGACTGTGCCCCAGCAAGTGGATCGGCAGTTCGGCTACCGGCGTCGGCAAGTCTGCCAGAAAGCCGGGCGTTATCAATTGTTCGGCAACCGCAGCCGCTACGTCGTAGGTGCTGCGAGCGTAACCGAACACCGATCCGGCCACATCGGACCAATCCAGCAACATTGTGATTTCGGGATTTCGGGATTTTGGGTCGCCGCGTCGGTGGGATCCGGTCCGCTGCGCGAGCCGCCGGCGACCTGTAAGGGCCCGCCGTCATGTCCCGGATCGGTGACGGTCAACCGATACAGAGGCTGATCGAGAGCGAGGTCGGTGCGGGCGCCGATTTCTTCCGCCATGGCCGCCACCCAACTGTCGATGTTGCTGTTAAAGCCGTGGGTGATCAACGTGATGCCGGCCAGCAAGCAACGCGACTCCAGCGATTCGATGACGAGTGAGCGTTTAGCGGGCATGAGGTTGAAGCGTGTTTAAGCTTGCGTATTTACGGGAAAACGCCGCCGAGTCGCTACGACTTAAACCTATTCCACTCGCTGGAATACGCCACTGCGGCGTGCTACTCTGGGACGCTTGTTATGAATCACTTGGGCAACGCGTGCAGGGCGTGGGAGAGTGGCAGTACCATCAAGGCGACCATCTGCCACACGCCATGGACTTTGCGTATCAACTGTTGATTCGCGATGGCAATCTCTCACTCACCGTCCCGAATAGGCGGAGTTATCGGCAGCTTTCGGATGCGGATGTAAAGGCGTTGGATGCCCAGAGCGCAAAACTTGCGGCCGATAATAAAATGCGCCGCGCGGCGGCCGAAGCCAACGCGGAGGCTCCTTTGACCGCCGAGGAAAAGGCGGAAACATTGGCCGGCTTGCGGGCCGGCTCGCACGTTCAGCAAGTACAAGCCCTACAGAAATTAGTCGCCAAAAAGCCTCGCCAGCCAGATCCGCAAATTGTCGAAGCCGAATTGCTGCGTCAGGACGGACGCGAAGTGACGTTGCCGATCAGCAAGCTGAGCAAATCCGATCAAACGTTTTTGCGTCGCGTTCGGGCCGAGCAAGAAGAGGTGGAAAACCCCTTCGAACCGTAACCCCCGTAACATGGGCCCCTGGCCCGGGTGGAGTTTGCTGACTTGGTAGCATTGCACCTTCCCGGAGGGAGGGTGATGTGCCGTCTGCTCTGGATTCAATGCTCCTAAGTCAGCAGGCGCACAACAAGTATGTCGGTCTACACGGGCCAGGGGCCCATGCTACTGATCATGCCCTCAAGCTACTGCATCGCTTGCGCCCATTTCGCGAGGGCCGGCAGGTCACCGCTTTCCAATTCGATTGGCGTCGGCGCGACGAGCGCCAGCAAGCCCGGTAGGTCACCGTATTTAACTCCGCCGGGAACGAAGTACGGATCGCGATAAGAAGGCACCGCATCGAAACGGAAATCGGCGGACTGCAACATCAGGCGTTTAACGTTTGCACCCGAGGTGGCTACGGCGGCGGCTGCGATCGGTTCGGCACCGCCGCGTCCGTAGACGATCAACTCGTCCGCTTTCCCTTCACCCGTTCGAGCTTGGGCCAGCAGCGTCATCACGTCGTGTACTCGCCGCACCAGCAGAGTGGGGTTGTAAGTAAACGTGTAGCCGGCGTACTGCCGCGGGTTCTTGACCACGCGTTGCTGAGCGACCGGCAAGCCGTCTTCGGTGAATTCGCCTTGCCCAAATAGGTCGGCAGCGATGATAGAGGTGCCGGCGTCGATGAACTGTTGAGCTCGATCGACCAGTTTCCCGGTTTCGTTCATCAAACTGGCTTTACCCCGGTCATCGATCCAGAGCACCGTTTTTCCATTTCGGTTGGCCTTGGTTGGAATCAGCGATACGACGGGCAGCGATTCGTCGTGAGACTTCAGCTTCACCACTTGTTTGACCATCCGATACCCGTCGCGGTCGGTCTGGTCGACGATGTCCCGTTCCAGTTGCTCGGTGTCGGGGACGGTGCGGCCGATGATGGTGTTCCAAGCTGTGCCGACCAGTTCACGATAGGGTTGCAGCGATTTGGTGTTTTCGTTTAGCAACGCGTCGATCTGCTGGTTGGCTTGTTCGTCGAGGAAGCTGGTGACGCTTTGTTCGTGAGCGTCACCGCCGGGTGGGGCCGGATGCTGGTCGGTCCAGAGCGCGGATTCCTCGTCCGTCAAACGGGGCCAGTCTTCTTCCACAATCGGTTCCTTCAACCCCAGACCGATATGTTTATTGAACCAGGAATACATCATCCCGCGGGTCACGTAGTTGAAGTTGTGAGGAAAGTGTGTGAAGTCGCGGCAAAGTACGTTGTCGCGTTTGCCGTACAGATCGTAGGTCTGCTGCAATTGCGGGTAGCCGTCGGTCATCATGGCAATCGTCCAGTCATCCGCCGCCGTCATGGCTTGCGGTTTGGGGGCCATCAAAGCGGCCAGTTCGACGTTGCCGGTGCCGATGCGCAGCAGCGAACAGTTTTCACACGTGCAGCCGCCCTGCATGGAAACGCTGACCATGCCGTTGGGGAACGAAGCGATCGGGCGGTCGTCGATCGCACCCAGCAGAATCGTTTGCGTGCCCCCACCGCTGTTGCCGGTCACCGCCAAACGCTTGGGGTCGGTATCGGGCAATTGTTCCAGGAAGTCCAGCGAGCGGATGGCGTTCCAGGTTTGCAAGCCCATGATGGTTTGCAATCGCGATTCGGCTTGCACGGTGAAAAATCCCCACTTGCCGTCGGGGCTGGTTTTGCCGCCGGCGTATTGAGATCGAGGCTTGCCATAGCGATGCGCCAGGTCGTAGGAAATCTGTTGGCTATCGGCGTAGCCCAGCATGTCGAACATGAACACCACACATCCCATCCGAGCCAGTTGGGCGCAGCGAGCCAGTTTCGCATTGCTGCCCGATTCTTCGAATCGTTCTTGGCCGGCGGCGATCATGCGGCGAACCGTGTTACGGTCCTGGGGATTCATCCGTCCGCCATGGCCATGGGGGCACAAGATGCCGGGCAACTGTCCCTCCACCTTTTCGGGGCGGAACAGCATTCCGGTGACAAAGTGTCCGGGCACACTTTCGAAGTAGACCTTTTCGATCGTAAACCCATCGCGTTGGACTTTGCCATGGATCACCGGGTTCATGGGCGTCCGCTGGGGCATCGGCCACAGGCCCGTAGCGACCAGCACTCGCTTGCGCAGCTCTGCCGCGCGAGCTTCCCAGGCCTCCAGATCTTCG from Roseimaritima ulvae includes these protein-coding regions:
- a CDS encoding alpha/beta hydrolase family protein; its protein translation is MNQLFLIRFWLPHLCLAFTAAVVFNGQAAGQDAAAGRGSKAFAATRVLGPDAVATDSRSEPLKDLNGHFPFAPPEDLEAWEARAAELRKRVLVATGLWPMPQRTPMNPVIHGKVQRDGFTIEKVYFESVPGHFVTGMLFRPEKVEGQLPGILCPHGHGGRMNPQDRNTVRRMIAAGQERFEESGSNAKLARCAQLARMGCVVFMFDMLGYADSQQISYDLAHRYGKPRSQYAGGKTSPDGKWGFFTVQAESRLQTIMGLQTWNAIRSLDFLEQLPDTDPKRLAVTGNSGGGTQTILLGAIDDRPIASFPNGMVSVSMQGGCTCENCSLLRIGTGNVELAALMAPKPQAMTAADDWTIAMMTDGYPQLQQTYDLYGKRDNVLCRDFTHFPHNFNYVTRGMMYSWFNKHIGLGLKEPIVEEDWPRLTDEESALWTDQHPAPPGGDAHEQSVTSFLDEQANQQIDALLNENTKSLQPYRELVGTAWNTIIGRTVPDTEQLERDIVDQTDRDGYRMVKQVVKLKSHDESLPVVSLIPTKANRNGKTVLWIDDRGKASLMNETGKLVDRAQQFIDAGTSIIAADLFGQGEFTEDGLPVAQQRVVKNPRQYAGYTFTYNPTLLVRRVHDVMTLLAQARTGEGKADELIVYGRGGAEPIAAAAVATSGANVKRLMLQSADFRFDAVPSYRDPYFVPGGVKYGDLPGLLALVAPTPIELESGDLPALAKWAQAMQ
- a CDS encoding dockerin type I domain-containing protein, with product MLLDWSDVAGSVFGYARSTYDVAAAVAEQLITPGFLADLPTPVAELPIHLLGHSRGASLVGELAHQLGQRGVWVDQVSTWDPHPVDGIREPTLFNADYGDAPMVRYQNVVFWDNYWRTQGDGSLDFTGEPVANTANLQLSEAVLSDGGYSNEHSDVHLWYHGTVDPSLLPPANDGSEDVPQDWYGGPHPQRGASGFVYSRIVGGARPLTGLSQAVGGTAESAALDWSGANWPNLLDLRVIGGGQTFDAEQTIPLSYYHADADSGATVSLSLDVDQNPYNDNPLPVAEQVVSSSIELRPNQTLLPTSGIAAGSYYISARIADAAGRTRYAYSSLPITLVATTPEEDDYVDISDGQSLDVTAAAILEQHPQSKRLYVYRGAAGQLNTFEPWQTAEPQFIGGRLYHRGDAEAGSQTAKLFVSTDNAWSNPFRVADVDGNGLVEPIDVLYLINALNRARVSSFAVVQPLTDSQAPERYLDVDNDRLITPSDPLQVVNWLNIQNRLRRGNAQA